The stretch of DNA CAACGCCCGTTTGAGGGTTTAACGAGAGAGATGGAGAAGGTGATGTCGAAGCGAATGACGATGGGCGTGGTGGTAGGCAATCGTGGATTTTTTCCGAGCCATTTGGCGACGAGCGGTCGGTTGGAGATGATAGCGGCGCTGGAGGCGGCGGGGATCAAGCCGATCGTGTTGACGCCCGAGGAGACGGCGCACGGCGCGGTCGAGACCTACGAGGACGCCAAGAAGTGCGCCGCTCTGTTCAAGAAGCACGCCGCCGAGATCGATGGCATCATCATCACGCTGCCCAACTTCGGCGAAGAGCGCGGCCTGGCCGACACGCTGCGCCTTGCGAACCTGCAGGTGCCGGTGCTGATCCAGGCGACGCCCGACCACGCCGGCAAGATGTCGATCGCCTATCGTCGCGACAGCTTCTGCGGCAAGATGTCGATCTCGAACAACCTGCGCCAGTACGGCATTCCGTACTCGCTGACGCGGCTGCACACCGAGGCGCCGGACTCGGCGGAGTTCAAGGCCGACCTCGAGTGGTTCTCCGCGGTCTGCCGCGTGGTCGGCGGCATGAAGAACCTGCGCATCGGCGCCATCGGCGCGCGGCCTACGGCGTTCAACACTGTTCGCTATTCCGAGAAGCTGCTCGAGAAGAGCGGCATCACGGTCGAGACGCTCGACCTCAGCGAGATCTTCGGACGCATCGAACGCACGAAAGATAACGATGATGCGGTGCAGGCAAAACTTGCCACCATCAAGA from Edaphobacter dinghuensis encodes:
- a CDS encoding L-fucose/L-arabinose isomerase family protein codes for the protein MSKRMTMGVVVGNRGFFPSHLATSGRLEMIAALEAAGIKPIVLTPEETAHGAVETYEDAKKCAALFKKHAAEIDGIIITLPNFGEERGLADTLRLANLQVPVLIQATPDHAGKMSIAYRRDSFCGKMSISNNLRQYGIPYSLTRLHTEAPDSAEFKADLEWFSAVCRVVGGMKNLRIGAIGARPTAFNTVRYSEKLLEKSGITVETLDLSEIFGRIERTKDNDDAVQAKLATIKKYISTNNVPEAALLKMSKLGAVIDGWMKASELTVSSVQCWTSMEEYFGVVPCTVMSMMSENLLPSACETDTMGTLSMYALTLASETPSALLDWNNNYGDNPDKAVCFHCSNLPKHFFKEVKMDFQQIIAGTVGKENTFGTLDGTVKAGAMSFARFTTDDFEGTIRGYVGEGNFTD